The region ccaacacttgcttccctcccacctttccttccttctctctctctctctctttctgataATAGCCATTTTAATGGTGTGAAGTGAATTTACGTGTCGAGCACTTGTTTTTTTACATGGTATGTTTCTTCAATCCTTCCAATAATGCTATCGTGCTGCATgtggtgagagagagaaagatggagacagagagaaTGTGCAACAACTGGGATAAGCAAGAATCAGACACAAGCATGTATTAGTTGAGCGGCAGAGCCATGCTCTTAACCAGTACTCTATGAGGTTGCTGCTAGAAAGTGGGCTCCCTAGAGGAAAGGACTGTGTCTTATTTAGTACACTCTCCCTAGTGCTTATCAGAGCATCTCCACAtggataaaatagaaaaaagagtgAGTCGTTCTGATTTTCATTTGAAGAGTTTGATGTCCACACTTACTCAAAGTGGCTGTGTCAGTGTACAGACACATCTCATTGCATGGCTGTCACGGACTGGACGAGGCACCTACGTGAGAGAGCCACGCAGTGAGATGTGTCTGTGCGCGGACACAGTAACCTGGAGAGGGTGGGACCGATGGTAACTGCTATGCTCAGTATTTCTAAGTTCCTGCCATTCCCACTCCCCTTCATCCCCAGTGGACAGAAGAGGAGCATGAGGCCTGGGAACCAGAGCAGTGTGTCcgagttcctcctcctggggctCCCCGTCCCCCCGGAGCAGCAGGGCGTGCTCTTCGCCCTGTTCCTGGGCATGTACCTGACCACGGtgctggggaacctgctcatcatcctgctCGTCAGGCTGGACTCgcgcctccacacccccatgtacttcttcctcagccaCCTGGCCCTCTCTGACGTCTCCTTTGCATCTGTCACCGTCCCTAAGATGCTCATGAATATGCAGACTCAGAACCTAGCCATCTCCTATCCGGGGTGCATCACAcagatgtatttttatatactttttggCTGTGTTGATAATCTCCTTCTCGCAGTGATGGCGTATGACAGGtatgtggccatctgtcaccCTCTCCACTACACCACCGTCATGAGGGACGGGCTGTGTGTGTCTCTGGTGGCTGGCTCCTGGGTTCTCTCTTGCGGCAGTGCCCTCTTGCACACCCTCCTCCTGGCCCAGGTGTCCTTCTGCGCTGACAGTGTCATTCCCCACTTTTTCTGTAGCCTCCCCGTCTTACTCAAGCTGTCCTGCTCCGACACCTCTTCCAATGAGCTGGCTTTATTTACTGCTGGGGCTGCGGTTGTCATTCTTCCATTAAGTGGCATCCTGGTCTCTTACGGCCACATTGGGGCCTCTATCCTGCAGGTCCCCTCTACCAAAGGGATCTGCAAAGCCGTGTCCACCTGTGGCTCCCACCTCTCTGTGGTGCTGCTGTTCTATGGAACAATTATGGGTCTCTACTTTGCCTCCTCACCGAGCAACTCCAGCGGCAAAGACGTGATTGCCTCGCTGATGTACACAGTGgtcacccccatgctgaaccccttcatctacagcctgaggaacagggacatgaaaTTGGCTCTGGGGATTCTTTTCAGAAACAGCATCCTTTTTGCCAAGTGAGAATCACCTACTCATGTTCTTACTTTGCCCGCCAACCTTGTCAGAGATGCCTTCTTAAAAAATGGTGTGTTGACCACTCATGTCTCTAGCACCCTCCTGACTGTCCTCTAAATGGGTGGTCATGATCTAGGACCCTACTCCTTTCAATCTAGTCACATCTGTGGTCCATTCCGTCTTCC is a window of Manis pentadactyla isolate mManPen7 chromosome 3, mManPen7.hap1, whole genome shotgun sequence DNA encoding:
- the LOC118927354 gene encoding olfactory receptor 1J1-like, with the protein product MRPGNQSSVSEFLLLGLPVPPEQQGVLFALFLGMYLTTVLGNLLIILLVRLDSRLHTPMYFFLSHLALSDVSFASVTVPKMLMNMQTQNLAISYPGCITQMYFYILFGCVDNLLLAVMAYDRYVAICHPLHYTTVMRDGLCVSLVAGSWVLSCGSALLHTLLLAQVSFCADSVIPHFFCSLPVLLKLSCSDTSSNELALFTAGAAVVILPLSGILVSYGHIGASILQVPSTKGICKAVSTCGSHLSVVLLFYGTIMGLYFASSPSNSSGKDVIASLMYTVVTPMLNPFIYSLRNRDMKLALGILFRNSILFAK